In Thunnus thynnus chromosome 13, fThuThy2.1, whole genome shotgun sequence, the following proteins share a genomic window:
- the LOC137194986 gene encoding serine/threonine-protein kinase pim-1-like isoform X2 translates to MASKSWPRFTSPCFLDSSRHLGRHTDSSIFRLEGSTLDERTESIKRKHGSKERLQRASKRSRTSQSPSQERRQSPHLSSTSDKPSTSAAATTDPTIRKVLDAADMSKKSSKCKVTCEKAEEQPKKRSRKTPSLQEGPSHTSKSTCHTDNRADFKAKYEEKELLGEGGYALVFAGFHRNNNLPVAIKHIPQEDVVRIPLRLKEKMSNVPLEVALLIAVGAGPDSTASTITPVLLDWFDLDEELIMVLERPVPCMDLIDYFEQRDSYMEEQEAQALQRQLVNAALEMHSKGVFHRDIKLDNILIETGSDVPRVRFIDFGYGTMQIEEEHTVEQGTEVYSSPEWFEHHRYTAGPTTVWQLGVVLYGLLHKRLPFTSPHEIICCNPPIRVDLSDDCKDFLQRCLAKRPQDRPTLESLPNHPWLR, encoded by the exons ATGGCGTCTAAATCTTGGCCAAGATTTACTAGTCCATGCTTCCTAGACTCGAGCAGACATCTAG GCCGCCACACTGACTCCAGCATCTTCAGGCTGGAAGGTAGCACATTAGATGAGCGGACAGAGAGCATAAAAAGGAAGCATGGGTCTAAGGAGAGGCTGCAAAGAGCAAGTAAGAGAAGCAGGACAAGCCAAAGTCCATCCCAGGAGCGCAGACAGTCCCCCCACCTCTCCTCAACCAGTGACAAACCCAGCACCTCTGCTGCAGCAACCACTGACCCAACCATTAGAAAAG TGTTGGATGCTGCTGACATGTCAAAGAAGAGCAGTAAGTGTAAAGTGACCTGTGAAAAGGCTGAGGAGCAGCCAAAGAAGAGAAGTAGAAAAACTCCAAGTCTGCAAGAGGGCCCCAGccacacatcaaaaagcacttGCCACACTGACAACAGAG CTGACTTTAAGGCCAAGTATGAGGAAAAGGAACTGCTAGGTGAAGGAGGCTATGCTTTGGTCTTTGCAGGATTTCACAGAAACAACAATCTGCCT GTAGCTATAAAACATATTCCACAGGAGGATGTTGTGCGCATTCCATTG CGTCTGAAAGAGAAGATGAGCAACGTTCCTCTGGAGGTGGCATTGCTAATAGCAGTAGGAGCTGGACCAGACTCAACAGCCAGCACTATAACCCCAGTCCTGCTGGACTGGTTCGACTTGGACGAGGAATTAATTATGGTTCTGGAGAGACCCGTCCCCTGCATGGACTTAATTGATTACTTTGAACAAAGGGATTCCTACATGGAGGAGCAAGAGGCTCAA GCCCTACAGAGACAGCTGGTGAATGCAGCCTTGGAGATGCATTCAAAAGGAGTTTTCCATCGGGACATAAAACTGGACAACATTCTTATTGAAACAGGTTCTGATGTCCCGAGGGTCAGATTCATTGACTTTGGCTATGGCACAATGCAGATAGAAGAAGAGCACACTGTGGAACAAG GGACTGAAGTGTACAGTTCCCCGGAATGGTTTGAGCATCACCGCTACACGGCCGGTCCCACAACAGTGTGGCAGCTGGGGGTGGTGCTATATGGTTTACTGCATAAACGACTCCCCTTCACCTCTCCCCATGAGATTATCTGTTGCAATCCCCCAATTCGAGTTGACCTTTCTGATG ACTGCAAGGACTTTTTGCAGAGGTGTCTGGCCAAGCGCCCACAGGACCGGCCTACCTTGGAGAGTCTTCCAAATCACCCTTGGCTAAGATGA
- the LOC137194986 gene encoding serine/threonine-protein kinase pim-1-like isoform X1: protein MASKSWPRFTSPCFLDSSRHLGRHTDSSIFRLEGSTLDERTESIKRKHGSKERLQRASKRSRTSQSPSQERRQSPHLSSTSDKPSTSAAATTDPTIRKVLPVGNTSITESNDLPVLDAADMSKKSSKCKVTCEKAEEQPKKRSRKTPSLQEGPSHTSKSTCHTDNRADFKAKYEEKELLGEGGYALVFAGFHRNNNLPVAIKHIPQEDVVRIPLRLKEKMSNVPLEVALLIAVGAGPDSTASTITPVLLDWFDLDEELIMVLERPVPCMDLIDYFEQRDSYMEEQEAQALQRQLVNAALEMHSKGVFHRDIKLDNILIETGSDVPRVRFIDFGYGTMQIEEEHTVEQGTEVYSSPEWFEHHRYTAGPTTVWQLGVVLYGLLHKRLPFTSPHEIICCNPPIRVDLSDDCKDFLQRCLAKRPQDRPTLESLPNHPWLR from the exons ATGGCGTCTAAATCTTGGCCAAGATTTACTAGTCCATGCTTCCTAGACTCGAGCAGACATCTAG GCCGCCACACTGACTCCAGCATCTTCAGGCTGGAAGGTAGCACATTAGATGAGCGGACAGAGAGCATAAAAAGGAAGCATGGGTCTAAGGAGAGGCTGCAAAGAGCAAGTAAGAGAAGCAGGACAAGCCAAAGTCCATCCCAGGAGCGCAGACAGTCCCCCCACCTCTCCTCAACCAGTGACAAACCCAGCACCTCTGCTGCAGCAACCACTGACCCAACCATTAGAAAAG TCTTACCTGTAGGAAATACAAGTATAACTGAATCCAATGATCTCCCAGTGTTGGATGCTGCTGACATGTCAAAGAAGAGCAGTAAGTGTAAAGTGACCTGTGAAAAGGCTGAGGAGCAGCCAAAGAAGAGAAGTAGAAAAACTCCAAGTCTGCAAGAGGGCCCCAGccacacatcaaaaagcacttGCCACACTGACAACAGAG CTGACTTTAAGGCCAAGTATGAGGAAAAGGAACTGCTAGGTGAAGGAGGCTATGCTTTGGTCTTTGCAGGATTTCACAGAAACAACAATCTGCCT GTAGCTATAAAACATATTCCACAGGAGGATGTTGTGCGCATTCCATTG CGTCTGAAAGAGAAGATGAGCAACGTTCCTCTGGAGGTGGCATTGCTAATAGCAGTAGGAGCTGGACCAGACTCAACAGCCAGCACTATAACCCCAGTCCTGCTGGACTGGTTCGACTTGGACGAGGAATTAATTATGGTTCTGGAGAGACCCGTCCCCTGCATGGACTTAATTGATTACTTTGAACAAAGGGATTCCTACATGGAGGAGCAAGAGGCTCAA GCCCTACAGAGACAGCTGGTGAATGCAGCCTTGGAGATGCATTCAAAAGGAGTTTTCCATCGGGACATAAAACTGGACAACATTCTTATTGAAACAGGTTCTGATGTCCCGAGGGTCAGATTCATTGACTTTGGCTATGGCACAATGCAGATAGAAGAAGAGCACACTGTGGAACAAG GGACTGAAGTGTACAGTTCCCCGGAATGGTTTGAGCATCACCGCTACACGGCCGGTCCCACAACAGTGTGGCAGCTGGGGGTGGTGCTATATGGTTTACTGCATAAACGACTCCCCTTCACCTCTCCCCATGAGATTATCTGTTGCAATCCCCCAATTCGAGTTGACCTTTCTGATG ACTGCAAGGACTTTTTGCAGAGGTGTCTGGCCAAGCGCCCACAGGACCGGCCTACCTTGGAGAGTCTTCCAAATCACCCTTGGCTAAGATGA
- the LOC137195118 gene encoding vasodilator-stimulated phosphoprotein-like: MGESSICQVRATVMLYDDATKRWVPAGSDSPSISRVQIYHNPGANSFRVVGRKLQADQQVVINCPIIKGMKYNQATANFHQWRDPRQVWGLNFGSKEDAALFANTMMHALETLNAGPGTGSAQNGPSAQELEEQKRLERQRQEQQERERLERERQASAAASAPPAPPAPPAAPPAPPAPPAPPPPPGPPPSSGSCPPAPPPPPPGGMAPPAPPPPSAGGGGGGGGANDLAAALAGAKLRKTPKDEGGAAAPAPKPASSSGGGGGGGGLMGEMSAILARRRKAADKPAAKNEEPRSEDSDSPVTKSSGPSEINEKPWEKSATIPRPKPTLTNSQRDSSSSLSSCSSPSSNTATTPVSRMKVVKKNSDGAGSDVVDMERIKQEILEEVKNELHKVKEEIIAALVQELQNAQLKCETS; this comes from the exons ATGGG TGAGTCCAGTATCTGCCAGGTGAGGGCGACAGTCATGCTGTATGATGACGCCACGAAGCGCTGGGTGCCAGCGGGATCTGACAGTCCTTCCATCAGCCGTGTCCAGATCTATCACAACCCTGGGGCCAACAGCTTCAGAGTGGTGGGCCGCAAACTGCAGGCTGACCAGCAG GTGGTGATCAACTGTCCCATTATCAAAGGGATGAAGTATAACCAAGCCACAGCAAACTTCCACCAGTGGCGGGACCCCAGACAGGTGTGGGGGCTGAACTTTGGCAGTAAGGAGGACGCTGCACTTTTTGCCAACACCATGATGCATGCTTTAGAGACTCTCAATGCAGGGCCGGGCACAG gCTCGGCTCAGAATGGACCCTCAGCACAGGAACTGGAAGAGCAGAAAAG GCTGGAGCGTCAGAGGCAggaacagcaggagagagagcgtctagagagagagaggcaggccTCAGCTGCTGCATCTGcccctcctgctcctcctgcccCACCAGCCGCTCCACCAGCCCCACCCGCTCCACCAGCACCCCCACCACCTCCCGGTCCACCCCCTTCCTCAGGATCATGCCCACCggcacctccaccacctcctcctggGGGCATGGCCCCACCTGCACCACCCCCGCCCTCTgctgggggaggaggaggtggtggaggggcAAATGACCTGGCTGCAGCTCTAGCAGGAGCCAAACTGCGTAAAACACCTAAG GATGAGGGAGGAGCAGCAGCCCCAGCCCCCAAACCAGCATCCTCatctggtggaggtggaggaggcggCGGTTTAATGGGAGAAATGAGTGCCATCCTTGCAAGGAG GAGGAAAGCTGCTGATAAGCCTGCTGCAAAAAACGAAGAACCTCGCAGT GAAGATTCTGACTCCCCAGTAACAAAATCCTCAGGACCAAGTG AAATCAATGAAAAGCCCTGGGAAAAATCTGCCACCATACCAAG GCCCAAACCAACCCTAACCAACAGTCAAAGGGACTCCAGCTCAAGTCTCAGCTCctgctcctctccctcctctaaCACGGCCACTACCCCAGTGTCCAG GATGAAGGTGGTGAAAAAGAACTCAGATGGTGCAGGAAGTGATGTAGTTGATATGGAACGAATCAAACAG gaaATTCTTGAAGAAGTGAAAAACGAGCTTCACAAAGTGAAGGAGGAGATAATTGCAG CACTGGTCCAGGAGCTACAAAATGCTCAGCTCAAGTGTGAAACATCCTGA